Proteins from a single region of Butyrivibrio fibrisolvens:
- a CDS encoding carbohydrate ABC transporter permease, with product MKKEGKMPVLCSCIIMGTGQLMYKQWIKGLLYITAFVLFLYFLFTVGITDITGFFTLGTVEGDAWLGIEGDDSIMMMLKGILAFIIVALFLLLYYSNIKDVLNTRERLSSGKEILPFFKAVAVFTDKKFYIVALAVPVVGVLIFNVLPIIFMTLIAFTNYGGDIVPPKLVDWIGLDNFRKIFVLSDLKATFLKILGWNILWAVASTFINYFGGLLLALLLNKECVKGKTFWRAFPILAYAVPGFITLLGFKFMFSYGGPINYLITRTGANAVGFLDIDAGWKARIIGLLVNAWISIPTSMLLATGILSNMNAELYEAASIDGATKWVQFIKLTLPFVVFSTTPTLITSFVGNFNNFGVFYFLRGGLYLDGYFLASDTDLLINWLYNLSIDNNYYGIGAAISLIIFFITSVFSIGTYVNSSAFKKEDTYR from the coding sequence ATGAAAAAAGAAGGCAAGATGCCTGTCCTGTGCTCATGTATTATCATGGGCACGGGCCAGCTTATGTATAAACAATGGATCAAAGGGTTATTATATATAACTGCCTTTGTATTGTTTCTGTATTTTTTGTTTACTGTAGGTATAACTGATATCACAGGGTTTTTTACCTTAGGAACAGTCGAAGGAGATGCCTGGCTTGGAATTGAAGGCGATGACTCCATCATGATGATGCTTAAGGGAATCCTTGCATTTATAATCGTGGCTCTTTTTCTGCTACTGTATTACAGCAATATTAAGGATGTTCTTAATACAAGAGAAAGACTTTCTAGCGGTAAAGAAATACTTCCTTTTTTTAAGGCGGTAGCAGTTTTTACAGATAAGAAGTTCTATATAGTTGCACTGGCTGTGCCGGTTGTAGGAGTACTTATCTTCAACGTTCTTCCTATTATATTCATGACACTTATAGCCTTCACTAACTACGGCGGAGATATAGTGCCACCTAAGCTTGTGGACTGGATAGGACTTGATAATTTCAGGAAGATTTTTGTTCTTTCAGATCTTAAGGCTACATTTTTAAAGATCCTTGGATGGAATATTCTCTGGGCAGTGGCATCAACTTTTATTAACTATTTTGGAGGACTGCTCTTGGCGCTCCTTCTTAATAAAGAGTGTGTCAAAGGTAAGACTTTCTGGAGAGCTTTCCCGATTCTTGCATATGCGGTTCCGGGATTTATAACACTTCTTGGATTTAAGTTTATGTTTTCATATGGAGGCCCCATCAACTACCTAATTACAAGAACAGGTGCTAATGCGGTTGGATTTCTTGATATAGATGCAGGATGGAAGGCAAGGATAATAGGCCTTTTGGTCAATGCATGGATATCTATTCCAACTTCAATGCTCCTTGCAACAGGTATTCTTTCCAATATGAATGCAGAGCTTTATGAAGCAGCAAGTATAGACGGAGCTACGAAATGGGTTCAGTTTATAAAGCTTACACTTCCCTTTGTTGTATTTTCTACAACTCCGACTCTTATAACAAGTTTTGTAGGTAACTTCAATAACTTTGGCGTATTCTATTTCCTTAGAGGCGGCTTATACCTTGACGGTTATTTCCTTGCAAGTGATACGGACCTGCTTATTAACTGGCTTTATAACCTGTCCATTGATAATAACTACTATGGAATCGGTGCTGCGATAAGCCTTATCATCTTTTTCATTACGTCAGTATTTTCTATTGGAACTTATGTGAACAGTTCTGCATTTAAGAAGGAGGATACTTACAGATGA
- a CDS encoding sugar ABC transporter permease encodes MRKKKSVRFNNILEVSVTYLILIAVSLIFFFPILWLVLASFSKTGSIYDFKGFFPSAYSLDTFKKLFTDTAMYDYPSWLRNSLFVSVFSCLISTTLVILTAYVMSRFRFKMRKPIMTTTLVLSMFPSFMGMTAVYLIMVNFGLINNLWSLVLIYSAGAPMGYLVQKGYFDTISNSIYEAAKIDGATNPVIFIKVTLPLSKPILVYTALTSFAWPWSDFILPNMLLKNRDLWTVAVGLTHIGETEFSRFAAGAIFIAVPIVTLYFALSNFLVAGVSDGAVKG; translated from the coding sequence ATGAGAAAGAAAAAGAGTGTAAGATTTAATAATATTTTGGAAGTATCTGTGACGTATCTGATACTTATTGCAGTGTCACTGATATTCTTTTTCCCGATCCTGTGGCTTGTGCTTGCATCATTTTCAAAGACAGGATCAATATATGACTTTAAGGGCTTTTTCCCATCAGCATATAGTCTTGATACTTTTAAAAAGCTCTTTACTGATACTGCGATGTATGATTATCCATCATGGCTTCGTAACAGTTTGTTCGTGTCAGTTTTTTCCTGCCTTATAAGTACGACACTTGTAATACTTACAGCATATGTTATGAGCAGATTCAGGTTCAAAATGCGTAAGCCTATCATGACCACAACGCTTGTACTTAGCATGTTCCCAAGCTTTATGGGTATGACAGCTGTGTACCTTATAATGGTCAACTTTGGACTTATTAATAACCTATGGAGCCTTGTACTTATCTACTCTGCAGGTGCGCCAATGGGATACCTTGTTCAGAAGGGATATTTTGATACTATCAGCAATTCCATATATGAAGCTGCCAAGATAGACGGAGCAACCAACCCTGTCATCTTCATTAAAGTAACCCTCCCTCTGTCAAAGCCCATTCTTGTATATACTGCGCTTACATCTTTCGCATGGCCCTGGAGCGATTTTATCCTCCCCAATATGCTCCTTAAAAACAGGGATCTGTGGACAGTAGCAGTAGGACTTACACACATAGGTGAGACTGAATTTTCAAGATTTGCAGCAGGTGCTATCTTCATAGCAGTACCTATCGTTACGTTATATTTTGCATTATCCAACTTCCTTGTGGCAGGCGTATCAGACGGCGCAGTAAAGGGATAA
- a CDS encoding sensor domain-containing diguanylate cyclase, with translation MDLISDSILLDNIMKLIPVGIFWKDKDRRFLGANQMFLDYYGLSSVDEIIGKNDEDMGWHINPEPFKKIELRVLNNGKSVLDVPGECIVKGKLRKIKASKCPIISDGKIVGLVGYFMDITDEVTERDRLSALCQTDDLTGLLNRRAFGNIATAYEKQYKNKMADFVLFMIDLDDFKHVNDNYGHEYGNIVLKSVAKSLTMAAAGNSIVFRYGGDEFIIIHQIRHDSDVESIGKHITRFVEGPLNIDGNNISIKVSYGSALYSETISIPSLLELADKRMYEMKELHHSK, from the coding sequence ATGGACTTAATATCTGATTCGATTCTTCTTGATAATATTATGAAGCTCATTCCTGTCGGAATCTTCTGGAAAGATAAAGACAGGCGTTTTTTGGGTGCAAATCAGATGTTTCTTGATTACTACGGTCTGTCCTCAGTGGATGAGATCATAGGCAAGAATGATGAAGATATGGGCTGGCATATCAACCCTGAACCTTTTAAAAAGATTGAGCTTAGAGTTTTAAACAACGGCAAGTCCGTTCTGGATGTGCCCGGAGAATGCATAGTAAAGGGAAAGCTCAGAAAGATCAAAGCTTCTAAATGTCCCATTATTTCTGACGGCAAGATAGTAGGTCTTGTTGGCTACTTTATGGATATCACGGATGAAGTTACAGAAAGAGACAGACTTTCAGCTTTGTGCCAGACTGATGACCTTACAGGCCTTTTAAACAGACGCGCATTTGGTAATATCGCCACAGCATATGAAAAACAGTACAAAAACAAGATGGCTGATTTTGTACTGTTTATGATAGATCTTGATGATTTTAAACACGTTAATGATAATTATGGTCACGAATATGGCAATATTGTACTTAAATCTGTTGCCAAGAGCCTTACAATGGCTGCCGCAGGCAACAGCATTGTATTCAGATATGGCGGAGATGAATTTATAATAATCCATCAGATCCGTCATGATTCCGATGTTGAATCTATTGGCAAGCATATTACAAGATTCGTAGAAGGGCCACTTAATATTGACGGCAACAACATTTCCATAAAAGTTTCTTATGGATCTGCTTTATATTCAGAAACCATATCAATACCATCTCTTTTGGAACTTGCAGATAAAAGGATGTATGAGATGAAGGAACTCCATCATTCCAAATAA
- a CDS encoding extracellular solute-binding protein, whose product MKLKKLMAISLVGAMAASMVGCAGSSDGKTGADNGTSTENSGEAVASNGEKLVVWTLASDLKQFAERYTEQTGTEVETVVIEPGDYPTKVQTALMGGETEPDIIVGEPQMLEDFYDNGFFADLDELGAKDYEGQIVDYVWKVGQDADGVQRAISYQITPAGIYYRRDIATEVFGTDDPEEIGKYFADYGTILDTANTLKDAGYRIFASDSEINYFSGDSAWVVDGALNVSQARLDYMDLVISLYQDDLTAYANQWSTPWYQAMSGEVPILTAEIQNYEDDSVNVWDAESFEEATADLEKTTVFAFGLPSWGVLTMRDNVGETSGKWGVCQGPAYGFGGGTYIGISSLSERKELAWDFIKFCTLNEETADWWIETSEGDTVSLISALDKHKDDENAVYGGEKLYSFWLEQAEGIDYSKVTKYDKVIGDAWGQAIGAIKTGQATKEEALNTFYDTIESTYPDIKVTR is encoded by the coding sequence ATGAAGTTGAAAAAGTTAATGGCAATCTCATTAGTAGGTGCTATGGCTGCTTCTATGGTGGGATGCGCCGGATCATCTGATGGCAAAACAGGTGCAGATAACGGAACAAGTACAGAGAATTCCGGTGAAGCAGTAGCATCAAATGGCGAGAAGCTTGTTGTATGGACTCTTGCATCTGACCTTAAGCAGTTTGCTGAAAGATACACAGAGCAGACTGGTACAGAAGTTGAGACAGTAGTTATCGAGCCGGGTGACTATCCAACCAAGGTTCAGACAGCTCTTATGGGCGGCGAGACAGAGCCTGATATCATCGTAGGCGAGCCTCAGATGCTTGAAGACTTCTATGATAATGGATTCTTTGCTGATCTTGACGAGCTTGGAGCTAAGGATTATGAAGGCCAGATCGTAGATTATGTTTGGAAAGTCGGCCAGGACGCAGATGGCGTTCAGAGAGCTATCTCATATCAGATCACACCTGCAGGAATCTACTATAGAAGAGATATTGCAACAGAAGTATTCGGAACAGATGATCCTGAAGAAATCGGCAAGTATTTTGCAGATTATGGAACAATCCTTGATACAGCTAACACACTTAAGGATGCAGGATACAGAATCTTCGCATCAGACTCTGAGATTAATTATTTCTCAGGTGACAGCGCTTGGGTTGTAGACGGAGCACTTAACGTATCACAGGCAAGACTTGATTACATGGACCTTGTAATCTCACTTTATCAGGATGACCTTACAGCATATGCTAACCAGTGGTCAACACCATGGTATCAGGCAATGAGCGGAGAGGTTCCGATTCTTACAGCTGAGATCCAGAATTACGAAGATGATTCTGTTAACGTATGGGATGCAGAGTCTTTCGAAGAAGCTACAGCAGACCTTGAGAAGACAACAGTATTCGCATTCGGTCTTCCTTCATGGGGCGTTCTTACAATGAGAGACAACGTAGGCGAGACATCAGGTAAATGGGGCGTATGCCAGGGACCTGCTTACGGATTTGGCGGCGGTACATACATCGGTATCTCAAGCCTTTCCGAGAGAAAAGAACTTGCTTGGGACTTCATCAAGTTCTGCACACTTAACGAAGAGACAGCTGACTGGTGGATCGAGACATCTGAAGGTGACACAGTATCACTGATCTCTGCTCTTGACAAGCACAAGGATGACGAGAACGCAGTATACGGCGGTGAGAAGCTCTACAGCTTCTGGCTTGAGCAGGCTGAAGGCATCGATTATTCTAAGGTAACTAAGTATGACAAGGTTATCGGCGATGCATGGGGTCAGGCGATCGGAGCTATCAAGACTGGCCAGGCTACTAAGGAAGAAGCTCTTAACACCTTCTATGACACAATTGAATCTACATATCCTGATATCAAAGTAACAAGGTAA
- a CDS encoding carbohydrate ABC transporter permease: protein MSKINKKRSKLTAYNNWGYAFVAPFVIVFLIFSVYPVLRTLYLSFTDLKVMGQAHFIGLDNYTRVVTDKFFWIALWNTVRIWTVNIVLQLGLAFLLMMVFSDVKYKMAGLSVFRVVYYLPNLIAATSVAFLFSTLLDWRFGTFNILLNQVYKLFGAHYAPIDWIGNSATAGPTIAVIQSWMWFGNSFIMLMAGVQGISKDYFEAAAIDGAGRWTIFGKITLPLIKPIMMYVAITSLIGGLQMFDLPYLMVNPATASYGSVQTVMMYLYKFGFTSGTVQTGFASAIAYALFLIILSVSLLQIKLFNRKEK, encoded by the coding sequence ATGAGTAAGATCAATAAAAAGAGAAGCAAACTAACTGCATATAACAACTGGGGATACGCATTTGTAGCCCCATTCGTGATCGTATTTCTTATTTTCAGTGTATATCCTGTTCTTCGTACTCTGTATCTGAGTTTTACAGATCTAAAAGTTATGGGACAGGCTCATTTTATCGGACTTGACAACTATACTCGAGTTGTGACAGACAAGTTTTTCTGGATAGCACTGTGGAACACAGTTCGTATCTGGACTGTCAACATTGTACTTCAGCTGGGACTTGCATTCCTTCTTATGATGGTATTTAGTGATGTCAAATACAAGATGGCAGGTCTTTCAGTATTCAGGGTTGTATATTATCTTCCCAATCTTATCGCGGCAACATCTGTAGCATTTCTTTTCAGTACTCTTTTGGACTGGAGATTTGGTACTTTTAATATTTTGCTTAATCAGGTTTATAAGCTTTTTGGAGCGCATTATGCTCCTATTGACTGGATCGGAAACTCAGCAACAGCAGGACCTACTATTGCAGTTATCCAGTCCTGGATGTGGTTTGGTAACTCATTCATCATGCTTATGGCAGGTGTTCAGGGTATATCCAAAGATTATTTCGAGGCAGCAGCTATTGACGGCGCAGGCAGATGGACTATCTTTGGTAAGATCACTCTTCCTCTTATAAAGCCTATCATGATGTATGTAGCTATTACATCTCTTATCGGCGGTCTTCAGATGTTCGATCTGCCATACCTTATGGTCAATCCGGCAACAGCATCTTATGGTTCAGTTCAGACAGTAATGATGTACCTGTACAAATTTGGATTTACTTCAGGTACTGTACAGACAGGCTTTGCATCTGCCATAGCATATGCACTGTTTTTAATCATCCTGTCAGTATCACTGTTACAGATCAAATTATTTAACAGAAAGGAGAAGTGA
- a CDS encoding carbohydrate ABC transporter permease, translating into MGFTIKKGILYILLIILAATCLLPFTLMIVNATRSGAEISSSFTFIPGTHLKENWDILFGYFNLFRGMFNSVLVAVPATLLGAYFSALTAYGLAMYKFKGNKVIFGAILTFMMIPGQLSLIGFYQLCTKLHLVNSYIPLIVPAIAAPGTVFFLRQYILSSLSPSLVEAARIDGSPEIYTFHKIALPIISPAMATMGIMGFIGNWNNYLLPMIILNKNEKFTLPVMMATLRASIDAAKNQGATYLAVAISVIPILLVFCFFSRYIISSISAGAVKE; encoded by the coding sequence ATGGGTTTTACTATTAAAAAAGGCATTTTGTATATACTTCTCATAATCCTTGCTGCAACCTGTCTTCTTCCTTTCACTCTCATGATAGTCAATGCAACAAGAAGCGGAGCTGAAATATCAAGCTCATTCACTTTCATACCCGGAACTCACCTTAAAGAGAACTGGGATATACTATTTGGATACTTCAACCTCTTCAGAGGTATGTTCAATAGTGTATTAGTTGCAGTTCCTGCAACACTTCTTGGAGCATATTTCTCAGCTCTTACAGCATACGGACTTGCTATGTACAAGTTTAAGGGTAACAAGGTTATATTCGGTGCGATCCTCACATTCATGATGATTCCCGGACAGTTGTCACTTATCGGTTTCTATCAGTTGTGTACAAAGCTTCATCTTGTTAACTCATATATACCTCTTATAGTGCCTGCTATTGCAGCTCCGGGAACAGTATTCTTCCTAAGACAGTATATTCTCTCATCCCTCTCCCCGTCTTTGGTAGAAGCTGCAAGAATTGACGGTTCACCTGAGATATATACTTTCCACAAGATTGCTCTTCCCATCATATCACCTGCTATGGCGACTATGGGTATCATGGGATTCATCGGCAACTGGAATAACTACCTGCTTCCGATGATCATCCTCAACAAGAATGAGAAATTCACTCTCCCTGTAATGATGGCAACCCTTCGTGCATCCATTGATGCTGCCAAGAACCAGGGCGCTACATATCTTGCGGTAGCGATATCCGTAATACCGATTCTGCTCGTATTCTGCTTCTTCTCGCGATATATTATCAGCAGTATATCAGCAGGTGCGGTCAAAGAATAA
- a CDS encoding extracellular solute-binding protein, translated as MGRNNLVKKQCVLLLSLIMLAGCADAAGEGGNVPAADTGVITLDWYVNYSWFVTDWGENMVSQKFTKDTGVDINFITPMGNETNKLESLIDSDSLPDIVTIGWWEPQIQTMLDRGMVYPLNELADMYDASFYDVTDDMVRDWYTMSDGNIYGYPNSTYTPKDLEEHDNIASNQTFLVRKDIYEAIGSPDMSTPEGFYNAVVKAAEMFPEVDGKPLIPIGAHEFEQDGCVSFDQYLQNFLAVPYEKDGVKYDRKTDPEYLRWLKLFRKLCEEGYLADDIFVDRRTQTSEKVSEGRYFCMLYQRTDLADQEKELYAKDPDKIYIAVDGPRNSNGDDPVLPSNGIVGWTLTFISKNCKDPERAIKFMDYMLSQDGQKLLYLGIEGETYDMVGDVPVMKEDVKKILSTDRETYDAIYGADDTYWMLQNNVMQLDWHMETEEPLKQLEEWTYPYTTYLGQYDVIINEDSEIGRIYSACRELWGDTLPRLLLAGSDEEFDEILEEYISQRTSLGYDRLMEEETRQMIENKKRLGME; from the coding sequence GTGGGTAGAAACAATCTAGTTAAGAAACAGTGCGTTCTTTTGTTATCACTTATCATGCTAGCCGGATGCGCAGATGCTGCAGGTGAGGGGGGGAATGTACCTGCTGCAGACACGGGTGTCATAACTCTTGACTGGTATGTGAACTATTCCTGGTTTGTTACGGACTGGGGTGAGAATATGGTGTCTCAGAAGTTCACTAAGGATACAGGAGTAGATATAAATTTCATTACACCTATGGGCAATGAGACCAATAAGCTTGAGTCGCTTATTGATTCAGATTCACTGCCTGATATTGTAACTATAGGATGGTGGGAGCCGCAGATTCAGACGATGCTTGATAGGGGGATGGTATATCCTCTTAACGAGCTTGCGGATATGTACGATGCTTCTTTTTACGATGTGACTGATGATATGGTCAGGGACTGGTATACCATGAGTGATGGCAATATCTACGGATATCCCAACTCTACCTACACGCCCAAAGACTTGGAAGAGCATGACAATATCGCATCCAATCAGACTTTTCTTGTAAGGAAAGATATATATGAAGCTATAGGAAGTCCTGATATGAGTACTCCGGAAGGCTTCTATAATGCAGTAGTTAAGGCTGCCGAGATGTTTCCGGAAGTAGACGGCAAGCCTCTTATACCGATAGGCGCGCATGAATTTGAGCAGGACGGGTGCGTATCTTTTGACCAGTATCTGCAGAACTTCCTGGCGGTTCCTTATGAGAAGGACGGGGTCAAATATGACAGGAAGACTGACCCTGAGTATCTAAGGTGGCTCAAACTCTTCAGAAAGCTATGTGAAGAAGGGTATCTGGCTGATGATATCTTCGTAGACAGGCGGACACAGACAAGTGAGAAGGTAAGCGAGGGGCGATACTTCTGCATGCTGTATCAAAGGACTGACCTTGCAGATCAGGAGAAGGAGCTCTATGCCAAGGATCCTGATAAGATCTACATAGCAGTAGACGGTCCAAGGAATTCTAACGGCGATGATCCTGTGCTTCCTTCTAATGGTATAGTTGGCTGGACTCTGACCTTTATATCCAAGAATTGTAAAGACCCTGAAAGGGCTATAAAGTTCATGGACTATATGTTAAGTCAGGATGGGCAGAAGCTTTTGTATCTGGGGATAGAAGGTGAGACATACGATATGGTAGGAGATGTCCCTGTTATGAAAGAGGATGTTAAGAAGATCCTCTCTACAGATCGTGAGACGTATGATGCCATATACGGAGCGGATGATACCTACTGGATGCTTCAGAACAATGTAATGCAGCTTGACTGGCATATGGAGACGGAAGAGCCTCTCAAGCAGCTTGAAGAGTGGACATATCCCTATACTACATATCTGGGTCAGTACGATGTTATCATCAATGAGGACTCGGAGATAGGAAGGATATATTCTGCCTGCAGAGAGCTGTGGGGAGATACGCTTCCAAGGCTTCTTCTGGCAGGTTCAGATGAAGAGTTCGATGAGATATTGGAAGAGTATATAAGTCAGCGTACGAGTCTTGGCTACGACAGACTTATGGAAGAAGAGACCAGACAGATGATAGAGAACAAGAAGAGACTTGGAATGGAATAA
- a CDS encoding histidine kinase: protein MKEGSFFGNLKINSRFTLVILAFTFVPIGVMAGVLFRNLETDAIKESYNYMEAKVTRDYAMISTNIESINMSTRFFLSDEGLSDILTMAYDGQDLDTRQILDFYNTQVADLERLVNNNPVLYAVRVYGVNDNVQEMMPVLYNNTRMKKLSWYDDVKEGWHFGYHDTLFSSLTTDQGTELAGLCSQVTDYDRGVIGYVEAAMPLKTMFPGVYEGDDTLYSFFVSSSGQVLFGSTKDNTESLEASTGYSKEPDFGDGLDDSTYYRSDKVDESLIIDAFTTDLGDLDRQIIYKKISGRYLTIARYPIRSLDGVMYSVQDITSQVWAVYHRRNIFVFIMTIVLFVTAGLIYRIVRRFQKEVLSKSSELRSLQNQINAHFIYNVLESIKMMAEIDEKYEISDAITSLGKLMRYSIKQGFGNVHLSDELEYIKNYVLLINLRYDFEVILSLNVPGDLLSQEIPKMSLQPIVENAVLHGIEPVAADTTIYIKAWEDDDRFRIEITDSGKGMDEGELQNLLKRIHGEIEESGGRGNGIGLKNVEDRIKLTFGSEYGLEVYSKPLKYTKVSIVLPRRDLEKK from the coding sequence ATGAAAGAAGGAAGCTTTTTTGGCAATTTAAAAATAAATAGCAGATTCACCCTTGTGATCCTTGCTTTTACCTTCGTTCCTATTGGCGTTATGGCAGGTGTCCTTTTTAGGAATCTTGAAACAGATGCTATAAAAGAAAGCTATAACTACATGGAAGCCAAGGTTACAAGAGACTATGCGATGATCTCGACCAATATCGAATCGATCAATATGTCTACAAGGTTCTTTTTGTCGGATGAGGGACTTTCGGATATTCTTACGATGGCCTATGATGGTCAGGACCTTGATACAAGGCAGATTCTTGACTTTTATAATACGCAGGTGGCTGATCTTGAAAGGCTTGTTAATAATAATCCTGTACTGTATGCAGTAAGAGTATACGGCGTTAATGACAATGTGCAGGAGATGATGCCTGTTTTGTACAATAACACCCGTATGAAGAAATTGTCATGGTACGACGATGTCAAAGAGGGCTGGCATTTTGGATATCACGATACCCTCTTTTCCTCACTTACTACAGATCAGGGGACAGAGCTTGCCGGTCTATGCAGTCAGGTTACAGATTATGACAGAGGCGTTATCGGATATGTGGAAGCGGCGATGCCGCTTAAGACTATGTTCCCGGGAGTGTATGAAGGTGATGATACTCTGTACAGCTTCTTTGTAAGCAGTAGTGGACAAGTTCTCTTTGGAAGTACTAAAGATAACACAGAAAGCTTGGAGGCAAGCACAGGTTACAGCAAAGAGCCTGATTTTGGCGATGGTCTTGATGATAGTACATATTATAGATCTGATAAAGTGGATGAAAGTCTTATTATAGACGCATTTACTACAGATCTTGGAGATCTTGACAGGCAGATAATATACAAGAAGATCTCAGGAAGATACCTGACTATAGCGCGGTATCCTATACGAAGCCTTGATGGTGTTATGTATAGTGTCCAGGATATTACCAGTCAGGTATGGGCCGTATATCATAGGCGCAATATTTTTGTCTTTATAATGACTATAGTCCTGTTCGTCACAGCAGGTCTTATATACAGGATTGTAAGGCGTTTCCAGAAAGAGGTGCTGTCCAAAAGCTCAGAACTTAGATCTCTTCAAAACCAGATCAATGCCCATTTCATCTACAATGTACTTGAGTCTATCAAGATGATGGCCGAGATAGATGAAAAGTATGAGATATCGGATGCCATAACTTCTCTTGGCAAGCTTATGAGATATAGCATAAAGCAGGGCTTTGGCAATGTGCATCTTAGTGATGAGCTTGAATATATCAAGAACTATGTGCTCCTTATAAACTTAAGGTATGATTTTGAAGTTATATTGTCGCTGAATGTACCTGGGGATCTTCTAAGTCAGGAGATACCTAAGATGTCACTGCAGCCTATAGTAGAGAACGCGGTACTTCACGGCATAGAGCCTGTGGCAGCAGATACGACTATTTATATCAAAGCCTGGGAAGATGATGATAGATTCCGCATAGAGATTACGGATTCCGGTAAGGGCATGGATGAAGGTGAGCTTCAAAACCTTTTAAAACGTATACATGGTGAGATAGAAGAAAGCGGCGGAAGAGGAAACGGCATAGGGCTTAAAAATGTTGAGGACCGTATTAAGCTGACGTTTGGATCAGAGTACGGACTGGAAGTATATTCTAAGCCCCTTAAATATACTAAGGTTTCTATAGTACTTCCAAGAAGAGATCTGGAGAAAAAGTAG